From a single Dendrosporobacter quercicolus genomic region:
- a CDS encoding two-component system sensor histidine kinase NtrB has translation MYSTAALSNKVVCLRDDEYKEYFEATTTGVIYLDGAMRIKNLNREAERICSTDRAKILGKRANVVFDGYGENFLKIFSIGEFDDLNTTNLKVKIKDQYVYLHVDTLKLLDSSGAVSGMIVIMQDVSAVRAAIKQIQTTQMLMSLGELAAGVAHHVRTPLTTISGYLQVMVNRLEDDKYTVRRDILETMLDEVSYINGVVKELVMFAKPAVEKQPGADINRVLEEALLLTFKQLGGEKITIQKQLAKDLPTICADSNLLQQAMVNIMQNAMEAMPEDGVLTVKSWLNAEINMLVIAIHDTGPGVVAEMLPRIFEPFYTTKLDRMGLGLPVAHRIVAEHGGFINISVNDNGGTKVHVYIPLFDDKVRHLAVVHQQILNLQ, from the coding sequence ATGTATTCAACAGCAGCGTTAAGCAACAAAGTGGTATGTCTTCGGGACGATGAATATAAAGAGTACTTTGAGGCTACCACGACCGGCGTTATTTATCTGGATGGGGCAATGCGCATTAAGAATCTTAATCGTGAGGCTGAACGGATTTGTTCTACCGACCGCGCTAAAATTTTGGGGAAGCGGGCGAATGTGGTGTTTGACGGCTACGGAGAAAATTTTCTTAAAATATTCTCCATTGGTGAATTTGATGATCTCAATACCACCAATCTTAAAGTGAAAATCAAAGACCAGTATGTTTATCTGCATGTGGATACACTGAAACTGCTTGATTCTTCAGGGGCTGTCAGCGGCATGATTGTGATCATGCAGGATGTTTCAGCCGTCCGGGCGGCAATAAAACAAATTCAGACAACACAAATGCTGATGTCCTTGGGCGAATTGGCCGCCGGTGTTGCCCATCATGTGCGAACGCCGTTAACTACGATCAGCGGCTACCTGCAAGTGATGGTTAATCGTCTGGAAGACGACAAGTATACCGTCAGGCGGGATATTTTAGAGACCATGCTGGATGAAGTGTCTTACATTAACGGTGTGGTAAAGGAATTGGTCATGTTCGCCAAACCGGCGGTGGAGAAACAGCCGGGAGCCGATATTAACAGAGTGCTGGAAGAAGCGCTGTTGTTGACTTTTAAACAGTTAGGCGGTGAGAAGATTACAATTCAAAAGCAACTGGCCAAGGATTTGCCCACCATCTGTGCTGACAGCAACCTGTTGCAGCAGGCAATGGTCAATATTATGCAAAACGCGATGGAAGCCATGCCGGAGGATGGTGTTTTAACGGTTAAGTCCTGGCTCAACGCCGAAATTAACATGCTGGTCATAGCGATTCATGATACCGGACCCGGAGTAGTGGCGGAAATGCTGCCCAGAATTTTTGAACCGTTTTATACCACCAAGCTGGACCGGATGGGTCTGGGGCTTCCGGTGGCGCACCGTATCGTAGCAGAACATGGCGGCTTTATCAATATCAGCGTTAATGATAACGGCGGCACCAAAGTTCACGTATATATCCCGCTGTTTGACGATAAGGTCCGTCATCTCGCGGTAGTACACCAGCAAATTTTAAATCTGCAATAG